From Rhododendron vialii isolate Sample 1 chromosome 10a, ASM3025357v1, the proteins below share one genomic window:
- the LOC131304091 gene encoding uncharacterized protein LOC131304091 isoform X2 codes for MSSWWRIAAGDGLRRAARVMRSYHTIQAIPRELKGNRVSARDRAQGRIPAVVFTQSYLQSNPSSSSSSRLVSRKHLLTTEKKQIQAILDSVQLPFFCSTTFPLQIRAGSGSSSLLESGNVLPIKIHREQETGKILNLVFVWADEGTELKVDVPVVFNGEEACPGLQKALQLDYGFDHLIQPSTLTFRGVLDDLSFSFFRLLL; via the exons ATGTCGAGTTGGTGGCGTATCGCCGCCGGCGACGGCCTAAGGAGGGCGGCGAGGGTGATGAGGTCGTACCACACGATTCAGGCCATCCCGAGAGAGTTGAAGGGAAACAGAGTCTCGGCAAGGGACAGAGCCCAAGGCCGAATCCCAGCTGTCGTCTTCACCCAAAGCTACCTCCAATCAAACCctagctcctcctcctcctccaggCTGGTATCCAGAAAACACCTCCTGACCACCGAGAAGAAGCAGATTCAGGCCATCCTAGACTCCGTCCAGCTCCCCTTCTTCTGCTCCACCACCTTCCCCCTCCAAATCCGCGCCGGGTCCGGATCCTCCTCCCTCCTCGAATCGGGCAATGTCCTCCCAATTAAG ATCCACAGGGAGCAAGAGACTGGAAAAATCTTGAACTTGGTTTTTGTTTGGGCTGACGAGGGAACAGAGTTGAAGGTCGATGTGCCAGTTGTTTTCAATGGAGAAGAGGCTTGTCCTGGCCTCCAGAAAG CTCTACAGTTGGATTATGGATTTGATCATCTGATTCAGCCAAGCACGCTTACCTTTAGGGGCGTTCTTGATGATttaagtttttccttttttaggtTACTGTTGTAG
- the LOC131304091 gene encoding uncharacterized protein LOC131304091 isoform X1: protein MSSWWRIAAGDGLRRAARVMRSYHTIQAIPRELKGNRVSARDRAQGRIPAVVFTQSYLQSNPSSSSSSRLVSRKHLLTTEKKQIQAILDSVQLPFFCSTTFPLQIRAGSGSSSLLESGNVLPIKIHREQETGKILNLVFVWADEGTELKVDVPVVFNGEEACPGLQKGGHLNRIRTTLKYLCPAEHIPSKIEVDLSNLDIGDKVFMQDIKVHSSLKLLSKNESIPICKVAATNLD, encoded by the exons ATGTCGAGTTGGTGGCGTATCGCCGCCGGCGACGGCCTAAGGAGGGCGGCGAGGGTGATGAGGTCGTACCACACGATTCAGGCCATCCCGAGAGAGTTGAAGGGAAACAGAGTCTCGGCAAGGGACAGAGCCCAAGGCCGAATCCCAGCTGTCGTCTTCACCCAAAGCTACCTCCAATCAAACCctagctcctcctcctcctccaggCTGGTATCCAGAAAACACCTCCTGACCACCGAGAAGAAGCAGATTCAGGCCATCCTAGACTCCGTCCAGCTCCCCTTCTTCTGCTCCACCACCTTCCCCCTCCAAATCCGCGCCGGGTCCGGATCCTCCTCCCTCCTCGAATCGGGCAATGTCCTCCCAATTAAG ATCCACAGGGAGCAAGAGACTGGAAAAATCTTGAACTTGGTTTTTGTTTGGGCTGACGAGGGAACAGAGTTGAAGGTCGATGTGCCAGTTGTTTTCAATGGAGAAGAGGCTTGTCCTGGCCTCCAGAAAG GAGGTCACTTGAACAGGATAAGGACCACTCTGAAATATTTATGCCCAGCTGAGCACATTCCCTCCAAAATTGAGGTGGATTTAAGTAACCTAGACATTGGAGATAAAGTGTTCATGCAGGATATCAAGGTTCATTCTTCTTTGAAGCTTCTTAGTAAAAATGAGAGCATTCCCATATGCAAGGTTGCGGCAACAAATTTGGACTAG